The following proteins are encoded in a genomic region of Lutra lutra chromosome 16, mLutLut1.2, whole genome shotgun sequence:
- the LOC125087663 gene encoding cytochrome b-245 chaperone 1 isoform X1, translated as MYMQVESRTSSCLHLKRAPGIRSWSLLVGILSIGLAAAYYSGDSLGWKLFYVTGCLFVAVQNLEDWEEAVFNKNTGQVVLKTFSLYRKLLTLLRAGHDQVVVLLNDIRDVNVEEEKVRYFGKGYVVVLRFATGFSHPLTQSAVMGHRSDVEAVAKLIAAFLDLHRLESPVELSQSSDSEADGPESQS; from the exons ATGTACATGCAGGTGGAGTCCCGCACCAGCTCCTGCCTCCATCTGAAGAGGGCTCCAGGCATCAGGTCCTGGTCTTTGCTTGTTG GAATCTTATCGATTGGCCTGGCTGCTGCCTACTACAGTGGAG ATAGTTTGGGCTGGAAGCTCTTCTATGTGACAGGCTGCCTGTTCGTAGCCGTGCAGAACCTGGAGGACTGGGAG GAAGCGGTCTTCAACAAGAACACCGGGCAGGTTGTCCTGAAGACATTCAGCTTGTATAGGAAGCTGCTGACTCTTCTCAGAGCCGGCCACGACCAAG TGGTGGTCCTGCTGAATGACATCCGGGATGTGAACGTGGAGGAGGAGAAAGTCCGGTATTTTGGGAAGGGCTATGTGGTGGTATTGCGGTTTGCAACaggcttctcccaccccctcacacaGAGCGCAGTCATGGGCCACCGAAG TGATGTGGAAGCCGTCGCCAAGCTTATTGCCGCCTTCCTGGATCTGCACCGCCTGGAGAGTCCCGTGGAGCTGTCTCAGAGCAGTGACAGCGAGGCTGATGGCCCGGAGAGCCAGAGCTAA
- the HEXD gene encoding hexosaminidase D: MKNSEMSGSSPFKMRLVHLDLKGAPPKVSYFSEVFPLFHALGANGLLLEYEDMFPYEGHLRLLRAKHAYSPPEIKEILHLATLNKLEVIPLVQTFGHMEFVLKHEALTHLREVALFPNTLNPHEAEALALVGAMVSQVMELHPGARWFHVGCDEVYYLGEGEASRRWLQQERNTKARLCLSHIKAVACHVLAQHPATRPLVWDDMLRAIPEDQLSASGLPQLVEPVLWDYGADLDVHGKALLMEKYRKCGFLRLWAASAFKGATGVSQALTPIEHHLRNNVQWLQVAACGPADMLQGIVLTGWQRYDHFSVLCELLPVGIPSLAVCLQSLLHGGFTEDVKAKVENFLGISNLEVTDFTSEGPGSFPGSDILALVTHVSLHLRSSVDTLLERDRYVSGWFSPYHRRRKLIHPVMVQHIQPQALSLLARWSAMVRELEAALHRVFYPDTVEEWLEENVQPSLRRLQALLQDLREAAGARPHVAQDP; the protein is encoded by the exons ATGAAAAATAGTGAAATGTCAGGCTCTTCACCATTTAAGATGCGATTAGTTCATTTGGACCTTAAAGGAGCTCCACCAAAAGTTTCCTACTTCTCGGAG GTCTTTCCTCTGTTCCACGCCTTGGGCGCCAATGGGCTCCTCCTCGAGTATGAAGACATGTTTCCCTACGAGGGCCACCTCAGGCTGCTGAGAGCCAAGCACGCATACAG CCCCCCCGAAATCAAAGAGATCCTACATCTGGCTACACTGAACAAGCTAGAGGTCATTCCATTGGTGCAGACATTTGGACACATGGAG TTTGTGCTGAAGCACGAGGCTCTCACTCACCTCCGAGAAGTGGCACTTTTCCCAAACACCCTGAACCCCCATGAGGCAGAGGCCCTGGCGCTGGTGGGAGCCATGGTCAGCCAGGTCATGGAGCTGCACCCGGGCGCTCGGTGGTTCCATGTCGGCTGCGACGAG GTCTATTACCTTGGCGAGGGCGAGGCCTCGAGACGGTGGCTGCAGCAGGAACGTAACACCAAAGCAAGACTGTGTCTGTCCCACATAAAGGCAGTGGCCTGCCACGTGCTGGCCCAGCACCCTGCCACGAGGCCCCTGGTGTGGGACGACATGCTGCGGGCCATCCCCGAGGACCAGCTCTCAG CATCGGGGCTGCCGCAACTCGTGGAGCCTGTGCTCTGGGACTACGGGGCCGACCTAGACGTCCATGGCAAAG CTCTTCTCATGGAAAAGTACCGGAAGTGTGGTTTTCTCCGGCTGTGGGCTGCCAGCGCCTTCAAGGGGGCCACGGGGGTGAGCCAGGCCCTGACCCCCATCGAGCACCACCTCAGGAACAATGTGCAGTGGCTGCAGGTGGCGGCCTGTGGGCCTGCGGACATGCTGCAGGGCATCGTCCTGACCGGCTGGCAGAG GTATGACCACTTCTCCGTGCTGTGCGAGCTGCTTCCCGTGGGAATCCCATCCCTGGCCGTCTGCCTGCAGTCGCTCCTACACG GAGGGTTTACCGAAGACGTTAAAGCAAAAGTGGAGAACTTTCTCGGGATTTCAAACCTAGAAGTAACTGATTTTACAAG CGAGGGGCCCGGCTCCTTCCCTGGCAGCGATATCCTGGCCCTCGTCACGCATGTCAGCCTCCACTTGCGCAGCTCCGTGGACACGCTGCTGGAGAGGGACAG GTACGTGAGCGGCTGGTTCAGCCCTTACCACCGCAGGCGGAAGCTCATCCACCCGGTCATGGTCCAGCACATCCAGCCTCAGGCGCTCAG CCTGCTGGCCAGGTGGAGCGCCATGGTGCGGGAGCTGGAGGCCGCCCTGCATCGTGTCTTCTATCCCGACACTGTGGAGGAGTGGCTGGAGGAGAACGTGCAGCCCAGCCTGAGGCGGCTACAGGCCTTGCTGCAGGACCTTAGAGAGGCGGCTGGCGCCAGGCCGCACGTGGCTCAGGACCCCTGA
- the LOC125087663 gene encoding cytochrome b-245 chaperone 1 isoform X2, with amino-acid sequence MYMQVESRTSSCLHLKRAPGIRSWSLLVDSLGWKLFYVTGCLFVAVQNLEDWEEAVFNKNTGQVVLKTFSLYRKLLTLLRAGHDQVVVLLNDIRDVNVEEEKVRYFGKGYVVVLRFATGFSHPLTQSAVMGHRSDVEAVAKLIAAFLDLHRLESPVELSQSSDSEADGPESQS; translated from the exons ATGTACATGCAGGTGGAGTCCCGCACCAGCTCCTGCCTCCATCTGAAGAGGGCTCCAGGCATCAGGTCCTGGTCTTTGCTTGTTG ATAGTTTGGGCTGGAAGCTCTTCTATGTGACAGGCTGCCTGTTCGTAGCCGTGCAGAACCTGGAGGACTGGGAG GAAGCGGTCTTCAACAAGAACACCGGGCAGGTTGTCCTGAAGACATTCAGCTTGTATAGGAAGCTGCTGACTCTTCTCAGAGCCGGCCACGACCAAG TGGTGGTCCTGCTGAATGACATCCGGGATGTGAACGTGGAGGAGGAGAAAGTCCGGTATTTTGGGAAGGGCTATGTGGTGGTATTGCGGTTTGCAACaggcttctcccaccccctcacacaGAGCGCAGTCATGGGCCACCGAAG TGATGTGGAAGCCGTCGCCAAGCTTATTGCCGCCTTCCTGGATCTGCACCGCCTGGAGAGTCCCGTGGAGCTGTCTCAGAGCAGTGACAGCGAGGCTGATGGCCCGGAGAGCCAGAGCTAA